The following are encoded in a window of Geobacter metallireducens GS-15 genomic DNA:
- the glp gene encoding molybdopterin molybdotransferase MoeA gives MPGSEETLRIILDNITPLGVERVDLQSALGRVLARDVVAPWDLPLFDNSARDGFALRSADCTGEGTTLRITGFIPAGCNVSEPVLGGCAVRIMTGAPIPHNCDAVVPGEDTLETDGQVTVMAPVRRRQYIRFRGEDLTGGDLVLTEGTVIQAQEIGLLASFGQAVVPVYRKARVAVLSTGDELIELGEQPSNGRIINSNAQYLAAALREIGAEPILLCIGRDNRESLKEQLQTGLKADALITTAGVSAGARDLVRDVLVEVGVRQMLGKIEMKSGGPKAFGMKDGIPVFSLPGNPLSTMVTFEEFVRPGLLRLMGHRRTVRPNLKARLREDIRKEPGRVHCQSVRVEAENGRYMATTVGNHKACRLSTIQRANAIVILPEGPSVVAAGEEVEVHLLRGDLVLLEEPNLTAGCVPDDRVSEEGETFERRVRVATR, from the coding sequence ATGCCAGGCTCAGAGGAAACCCTCCGGATTATTCTTGATAACATAACTCCGCTCGGAGTGGAGCGTGTCGACCTGCAGTCCGCCCTGGGGAGGGTCCTGGCCAGGGATGTGGTGGCACCATGGGATTTGCCGCTTTTCGACAATTCGGCGAGGGACGGATTCGCCCTGAGAAGTGCGGACTGCACGGGCGAGGGGACCACCCTACGGATTACCGGCTTTATTCCGGCCGGATGCAATGTGTCGGAGCCGGTTCTGGGGGGGTGCGCCGTCCGGATCATGACCGGTGCACCTATCCCCCACAACTGCGATGCGGTGGTGCCGGGGGAGGATACCCTGGAGACAGATGGCCAGGTGACGGTCATGGCGCCGGTCCGTCGCCGGCAGTATATCCGCTTCCGGGGTGAGGACCTGACAGGCGGTGACCTGGTGCTGACGGAGGGGACGGTCATTCAGGCACAGGAAATAGGCTTGCTGGCCTCATTTGGCCAAGCGGTGGTGCCGGTCTACCGGAAGGCGCGGGTGGCGGTGCTCTCCACCGGCGATGAGTTGATCGAACTGGGAGAGCAGCCGTCAAACGGACGCATCATCAACAGCAATGCCCAGTATCTGGCTGCGGCTCTCAGGGAGATCGGCGCCGAGCCGATTCTCCTCTGCATCGGTCGTGACAACCGGGAAAGCCTGAAAGAGCAGCTTCAGACGGGACTGAAGGCCGATGCGCTGATCACTACGGCCGGCGTCTCGGCAGGAGCCCGGGACCTCGTGCGGGATGTGCTGGTTGAGGTGGGGGTCAGGCAGATGCTCGGAAAGATTGAGATGAAGTCGGGCGGACCCAAGGCCTTCGGCATGAAGGACGGGATCCCGGTCTTCTCCCTTCCCGGCAATCCGCTGTCGACCATGGTCACGTTCGAGGAATTCGTCAGACCGGGGCTGCTCAGGCTGATGGGGCATCGCCGGACGGTCAGGCCGAACCTCAAGGCACGGCTGCGGGAAGATATCCGCAAGGAGCCCGGCCGGGTCCATTGCCAGTCGGTCCGGGTAGAGGCGGAGAACGGCCGCTACATGGCCACCACGGTCGGAAACCACAAGGCGTGCCGGCTGAGTACCATCCAACGGGCCAATGCCATTGTCATCCTCCCCGAAGGACCGTCGGTGGTGGCGGCAGGGGAAGAGGTGGAGGTACATCTGCTGCGCGGTGACCTGGTCCTGCTGGAAGAACCGAACCTCACTGCCGGTTGCGTACCTGATGACCGTGTGTCGGAAGAGGGGGAGACCTTCGAGAGAAGGGTGCGGGTGGCAACCCGTTAG
- a CDS encoding DVU_1557 family redox protein produces MNAYEQISLQIPGEVERLMEDRSILREDAQKVILHAETTGRKLLNSATGHFLAFHRPKAVTYWAEYVRTGDDYRLVTAYSHRMAMKSSGSTQEWVKSGSGSEWLCNQCQAPLEEQTVRLQYMQSIFPITLPACSGCGFILVTEELATGKLAAAEQALEDK; encoded by the coding sequence ATGAACGCGTATGAGCAGATCAGTTTGCAGATACCCGGGGAGGTCGAGCGTCTCATGGAGGACCGCTCGATCCTGAGGGAGGATGCGCAGAAGGTCATCCTTCATGCCGAGACCACCGGCAGGAAGCTGCTCAACTCTGCCACCGGCCATTTTCTCGCCTTCCATCGCCCCAAAGCGGTCACCTACTGGGCGGAGTATGTCCGGACCGGTGATGACTATCGGCTGGTCACCGCGTATTCCCACCGGATGGCGATGAAGTCCAGCGGGAGCACGCAGGAGTGGGTAAAATCCGGCAGCGGCAGCGAATGGCTCTGCAATCAGTGCCAGGCCCCCCTGGAGGAGCAAACTGTCAGGCTCCAGTACATGCAGTCCATATTTCCCATCACTCTTCCGGCCTGCTCCGGGTGCGGCTTCATCCTTGTCACTGAGGAGTTGGCAACCGGGAAGCTGGCCGCGGCAGAACAGGCGCTGGAAGACAAGTAA
- the trsM gene encoding DVU_1556 family methyltransferase — MNGTALNWLELCRTVGPCLRPGGTALTDRALEVCNLSADSLIADVGCGAGGTLYHLEQIGFRRLVGLDPSETLLGDAAPRLETARLIRGEAATIPLRSATVDLLLCECVLSVLPGRSAPLREFARVVKDGGYLVVSDVFSTAGDEATGQAGGLLTRKELLAAVAGNGFTLLRWETHDRLLKEFAVRMILAGECLPDAWKGGTERKGEAARGGLGYFLMVARKAEDPLP; from the coding sequence ATGAACGGTACCGCACTCAACTGGTTGGAGCTCTGTCGCACCGTGGGTCCGTGCCTACGGCCGGGTGGGACCGCGCTTACAGACCGGGCACTGGAGGTCTGCAACCTTTCCGCCGATTCCCTGATTGCCGATGTCGGCTGCGGTGCCGGCGGAACCCTGTATCACCTGGAACAAATCGGTTTCCGCCGCCTGGTGGGGCTCGACCCGTCGGAGACCCTTCTCGGGGATGCCGCCCCCCGCCTCGAAACGGCCCGCCTTATCCGGGGGGAGGCTGCAACGATCCCCCTCCGGAGCGCCACCGTCGATCTCCTTCTGTGTGAATGCGTCCTTTCCGTCCTCCCTGGCCGGTCGGCTCCCCTCCGGGAGTTTGCGCGGGTCGTGAAGGACGGCGGATATCTGGTAGTGAGCGACGTTTTCAGCACGGCTGGAGACGAGGCCACAGGACAGGCCGGCGGGCTCCTCACCCGCAAGGAACTCCTTGCCGCGGTGGCCGGTAATGGCTTCACCCTCCTTCGGTGGGAAACCCACGACCGTTTGCTGAAGGAATTCGCGGTCCGCATGATCCTGGCCGGCGAATGCCTGCCGGATGCGTGGAAGGGTGGTACGGAGAGGAAAGGGGAGGCGGCCCGTGGGGGCCTCGGCTATTTCCTCATGGTGGCCCGAAAGGCTGAAGACCCGCTTCCGTAA
- the trsS gene encoding radical SAM (seleno)protein TrsS: METVNLGETESICPVCLKRIAATRQVLGDEVFQVKECDEHGSFRTLIWRGKPSLAEWRRPKPPVHPELCYGTVEQGCPFDCGLCSAHAQMPCSVLLEVTDRCNLQCAVCFADSGRKDSVDTSLDRITWLLERAMAAAGPCNLQLSGGEPTLRDDLPEIVAAARRIGFSFIQLNTNGLRLAADGNYAARLRSAGLSAVFLQFDGVDDGIYRTLRGRPLLEQKLRAVRHAGEAGLGVILVPTIVSGVNSHAVGAIVRQALQLAPIVRGIHFQPVSYFGRFPEQGCGNRFTLPELMGCLEEQTDGLLRLADFSPPGGEHAHCSFHATYLYSADGGLRSLGAMGGDSCCTTDCGSGGIRRTVDTVSRRWKLPSAAPCCGNPRESEQTDCCESGRSNPVRVEGAIDLDSFLRDVATRSLTISAMAFQDAENLDLERLRGCCISVVSPDGLLVPFCAYNLTSRDGRSLYRR; encoded by the coding sequence ATGGAAACAGTGAATCTGGGTGAAACCGAAAGCATCTGCCCCGTCTGCCTGAAAAGGATAGCGGCGACACGACAAGTGCTGGGTGACGAGGTCTTCCAGGTCAAGGAGTGCGACGAGCACGGTTCGTTCAGGACCCTTATCTGGCGCGGAAAGCCGTCACTGGCCGAGTGGCGGAGACCGAAGCCGCCCGTCCACCCCGAGCTCTGCTACGGGACCGTCGAGCAGGGGTGCCCGTTCGACTGCGGCCTCTGCAGTGCCCATGCACAGATGCCCTGTTCGGTGCTACTGGAGGTGACTGACCGGTGCAACCTGCAGTGCGCCGTCTGTTTTGCCGATTCCGGCCGAAAGGATTCCGTGGATACCTCCCTGGACAGGATCACCTGGCTGCTAGAACGGGCCATGGCAGCGGCTGGGCCGTGCAATCTCCAGTTGTCCGGCGGAGAGCCCACACTGCGGGACGATCTGCCGGAGATCGTGGCAGCGGCGCGGCGGATCGGTTTTTCCTTTATCCAGCTCAATACCAACGGCCTGCGCCTTGCCGCCGACGGGAATTATGCCGCCCGGTTGCGGTCGGCGGGGCTTTCGGCAGTCTTTCTCCAGTTCGACGGGGTCGACGACGGCATCTACCGCACCTTGAGGGGACGTCCGCTTCTGGAGCAGAAGCTCCGGGCCGTCAGGCATGCCGGCGAGGCCGGCCTCGGCGTGATCCTGGTCCCGACCATCGTGAGCGGAGTGAACAGCCATGCCGTCGGCGCCATCGTGCGGCAGGCCCTTCAATTGGCCCCAATCGTGCGGGGGATTCACTTCCAGCCTGTCAGCTATTTTGGCCGTTTCCCTGAGCAGGGCTGCGGCAACCGCTTCACTTTACCCGAACTGATGGGGTGTCTCGAAGAGCAGACCGACGGACTGCTCAGGCTGGCCGATTTCTCTCCTCCCGGTGGGGAACATGCCCACTGTTCCTTTCACGCCACATATCTCTACTCGGCCGACGGCGGGCTGCGCTCCCTCGGGGCGATGGGGGGCGATTCCTGCTGCACGACCGACTGTGGCAGCGGGGGAATCAGGAGGACCGTGGATACCGTGTCGCGCCGCTGGAAGCTTCCCTCAGCCGCACCATGCTGCGGCAATCCCAGAGAATCGGAGCAGACCGATTGTTGTGAGTCGGGCAGATCAAACCCGGTCCGGGTCGAAGGGGCCATTGATCTGGATAGCTTTCTCCGGGATGTCGCCACCAGGAGTTTAACCATCTCTGCCATGGCATTTCAAGATGCGGAAAACCTGGATCTGGAGCGCCTCAGGGGGTGCTGCATATCGGTTGTGTCTCCCGATGGCCTGCTGGTGCCATTCTGTGCCTATAACCTGACCAGCAGGGACGGAAGGAGCCTTTACCGCCGATGA